The genomic stretch tgcctctctgcacagtgcctctctgcacaatGCCTCTCTGCACATGGAATGCCtattagcattcaaaagaaaaataaagaaataaagaaataaagtagTTCCGATTagtacatcatacaatggtgattgctcacgcaaatcactaggcctgttagacTTTCTTCATAGAATTCTAAACACACACatgtccatataatgtctcatcctaggttttctttgttaagttacacacacctaacaaatcctagttttcctcacttatcctttattcatataacaatgaagttattcaaaccTCCTTGATATAACATATTATAACAAAGGCATACCAATTCACCTGCAATAGGATTCAACCAACGATTATCATCGTTTTCTATAAACAAATGGcaatttatcacaattatagagtacatgtTCATCGTACCAAAAGCATACCGTTCACATGGTCCCGAACGATAAAcaacccaagtaatcaagcaaaCTCCCGAATCTCGATTAAATAAATCCCCtttttgttcccaaaacctacactactagaaagtacacgcttctagcctcCTACTGCTTCGAACAGCGATTtaaacagagttacggttcaaaagttatggtcgaaacaattTATCTCAATAAACTAAATTTTGTTAAGAAaaggcttcagttcgcgccgccaacAGTTATTCGCGCCGCCAACCTCAGGCAGTGGCAAACCTCACAAAAATCTCatagtgttcgcgccgcgaacccttgtacgcgccgcgtactgatggcagaaccaaaaccccaaaattcttctgcatggttcgcgccgctacctatagttcgcgccgcgaagcgtgCGAAAACAAAATTTCCAGCTCTATTTTCTTGCTTACTCCCATGGTTCAATCCAACCATTTCCACATCTAAACCTGTCCCAGATCACACTAAAGCCTAGAAACAACATACACATGGTACACTTGTGATTTACAACACTCAATCATGAACattcaagatttgattcaaaaacctaagttttCTAATAAAAATCCCAAATGCAAAACCTATGATTTCCATCCATAAATCAAcgactataagtttctaactagaacccacctcgattacgagTCGTTGATGACAAAGATGAGTCGATTTGGCGGAGAagtgatgaagatccaagcttttcctcttttctcctcttgctcttccttctctctacttcttctctctatcttgCCTTCTTGTTgtagaaaaatgaagaagaaaagcaaaaaggaaaatgatataagaaaaatatcttaagttacactactaactcaaatgtccaaaagtatctctaatgcaccaattaataaaacctcagtgtcagctaatagcattagagcattttattaaatacggggtattacacttacattctattttttatttaatttcactttgtatcaaaatttaaataaactaTATCTTGGTTATtacatatattaaatttattaataagtTTAAGTAATTGAGATATAAACTATTAAACTTTATTCTTTTTATCACTtaaatttttcttctattttaattAGTTcacatttttatgttttttatttttataatatttcaacttcacatttaattttttcatataaaacatttatagTAATATTTTCTAAATTATAACAATtgtaaataacttattttataaaacatatttGTACATCGCACGGGGTGTACGTCTAGTTACATATCATTTAAGtagtgaaaatagaaaaaaaaagttatacaattgtcatatattaaatgaaaaataataaaaaccataCCCTAAAAAATTGTACATGAGTTTTATCCTAAATTTTAATGAAGTGTCAAAATTAAAGAatctttatataaaaataaaattatattattttttatccaaaCTTTTTATATTCCCCAATATGACCAGAGCGATGGGATATTaatcttataagaaaataaaataaaattttagtaatAAATATAGAGAAAAAAGGATATGAACTTACACCGTCAATCAATCACaatcatgtatctaattaaaacacaattttaatttaaaaaaactaatatgacatgacaaATGTAAGTATTATGATgggatgtatgtgtaaagtttgtttacaaGGTCAATGTACCTTTAAACTcataaatatatttgatttgagtAGATTTCAAATAATTACATAACTATTGACCcgatcaaataatatttttttttgatagaaaacaatctcattcattagatgaaaaagagagagtacaaacataaagaaataaaatgtgtTAGGGCATTTCCCATCAACACATTGACAACATCACTAATAATTAAGACTAACAAGCTATGGACATTACAAAGCTTTGAGAGAATAGAAACCAAAAGGAAGGTACCAAACCAAAACTTTAATCCAATCAACCAAGCAAAGTTCTTCCACAAGAGACATGTGAGTTTTGGAACTCCaatctttaaatctatccaaTTACGGATCATATCTTTAGCTTTGACACTAGCTTTATCACGCTCAAATCGATTATTCGGATTCACAATATTGATTAATCTCACCACTTGTGAATGAAACAATTGTTGACAGAAAAGAGGAGTTTGATTTACCACATCTCTAGTAAGATTCTTACTCCAAAACACATTTCCTCCGTCCAAGCTTCTTTGAGACATTTCATCAAATACCTTGAGCACAAACTTAAAACAACCTAAATCTAATAATAACAACACCCaacaaaacaaaccaaacaagAAAAAATAGAACACACAACAAAACAAACTATTACATGAAAACACACATATAAAATCCGGGCTTCCTTATCTTCCGGCGGAGGCGGCTCCGGTGGAGGCCAGCAATAACACACATACAGGTTTTACAAATCAATTAGCTTTTCATTTTGAATCAATGTAATTTTATTGTGTCTTCTTTATTTTAATCCATTTAACTTTATTCAGTATAgatttatatttttgtaaatattctcCACAAAAAAGATATCCCGTCATATAATATTGTTTTGTAATTGGAATATATATCAaactataccaaaaaaaaaaagaagtagaaAGAATAAGATGATATAATAAAGGatgtaaatttatatttaaacaaCCGCTCCGAGTTTTTAGAAACAACAACTATATAGTATATACATCGTGCTTTTGAAGAAACCCTGCAACTTCTCTGACATAAAAAACCCTaatattgtatttttaatatgaagAGAAAACAGGAAGGAAATTGTGCTGTGGGAATAGACCTTGGCACAACGTATTCATGTGTTGCAGTATGGCAAGAAGAACATCACCGAGTTGAGATCATTCACAATGATCAAGGCAATAGAACTACTCCTTCTTTTGTTGCTTTCACAGAAACTCAGAGATTGATCGGTGATGCTGCTAAGAATCAAGCTGCTGCCAACCCTCAAAACACCGTCTTTGGTAATTTCTACTCTTTTTCACTTTTAAAACCTTGAAACCCTATTACTAATTATTTATAACAAGTTTATTAATCTAGTTAGAATTTTCATATTAGTTTAGGCACCAACCGAGCAATCAAACCTTATTCATAGGTTTATTTTTTCAGATGCTAAGAGGTTAATCGGTAGAAAGTTTAGTGATCCTACTGTTCAAGATGATATACTTTTATGGCCATTCAAAGTAGTTGCTGGTGTTGACGACAGACCCATGATTATGGTTAATTACAAGGATCTGGAAAAGAAACTATATGCCGAAGAAGTATCATCTATGGTACTCACCAAAATGCGAGAGATTGCTGAGACATATTTAGAATCAAAAGTTAAAAATGCAGTTGTTACTGTGCCAGCTTATTTTAATGATTCTCAAAGAAAAGCAACTATAGATGCCGGTGTTATTGCTGGCCTCAATGTTATGAGGGTAATGAATGAACCTATTGCTGCAGCTGTTGCATATGGCCTTGACAAGAGAACTAACTTTGATGGAGAAAGAAATATTTTAGTCTTCGATCTTGGTGGTGGAACGTTTGATGTGTCTTTACTAACCATTAAGGGTAATGTGTTCAAAGTTAAGGCAACAGCTGGAAACACTCACCTTGGAGGAGAAGACTTTGATAATAGAATGGTGAAATACTTTGTAGAAGAGTTCAACAGAAAGAACAAAGTGGATATTAGTGGAAATCCGAAAGCTTTGAGGAGGTTGAGAACTGCTTGTGAGAGGGCAAAAAGGTCACTTTCTTTCCTCGTTACCGCCACTATTGAAGTAGATTCTTTATTTCAAGGCATTgacttttcttcatcaatcaatAGAGCCAAATttgaggaaatgaatatggaccTTTTTAATGATTGTATGAAGATTGTTGGAAGTTGTCTAATGGATGCTAAGATGGACAAGAGCAGGATAGATGATGTTGTACTTGTTGGCGGGTCTTCTAGGATTCCTAAAGTACAGCAGCTATTACAGGAGTTTTTCAATGGAAAGGAGTTGTGCAAAAGCATTAATCCTGATGAGGCTGTGGCTTACGGAGCAGCTGTTCAGGCTGCTATGTTGAGTGTAGACATTAAGAATGTTCCAAAGTTGGAGCCGCAGAATAATTTACAATTGGTCCTGCACAATGTTCCACAGTTGGTGCTGCAGGATGTTACACCTTTGTCTCTTGGTATATCTGAATTAGGAGATATCATGAATGTGATGATTGCTAGGAACACTTGCATTCCTATCAACCAGACAAAACCATTTGTTACAACTGTAGATAACCAATTCAGTACTTTGTTTAAAGTTTATGAGGGTGAGAGGACAAGAGCCAGTGACAACAATTTGCTTGCTTCTTTTACTTTTTCTGGCATTCCCCCAGGTCCTCGCGGCAGCCATCTCTCAAATGTTTGTTTTGCTATTGATGAAAATGGTATTTTGACTGTTTTAGCTAATAACAATGCTGCTGGAATTTCTAAGGCGATTACAATAACCAATCACAAAGATAGATTGTCAAGTGaggaaattaaaaaattaattcaagAAGCTGAGAATTACCAAATTGAAGACAAGAAATTCCTACGGAAGGCCAATACACTAAATGCATTGGATAACTACATTTACAAAATGAGAACTGCTTTAAAGAAAGAGGATATTGATACAAAGCTCTCCTCagaagaaattgagaagatcaAATCTACAATCGTGGTTACAACATATTTGGTTGATGAGAGTAACCATGTGGTTGAAATAGATGATTTGGAGCACCATCTAAAGGAGCTTAAAACTAGCATGGAACACATTATTGCCAAGactatttagctttttattttatttttcctaattaagATTTTAAGTATTGTCTTGCTGTTTAGTTAAAACAGTTATGTTAAATTTCTGGTGGAGATATGTTATATAAACGATTCCTTCCAACTTCAGTGTGCTTAAACCATTATGAATATATGTTTCTTTGAGCCTTGTCCGAGATTTTAATATGCTGCATAATCACTTGGTAGATTTCCTTTGCTTGATTTCAGAATACCAGAATTTATATCTGGTTTCATGCCTAAAGTTGTTTCCATTGTGATCAAGTCTTCTATATTAAAAACTCATTCAAGGGTCCTTTTTTTATTCTTCTGAATTTGCAGATAATGACAACTCCTTatactagtgaagaagatgtgATACCTTAAGCAAAGTTGCTCtatgaaaattaattaattttgaaatgTTGAAACTTGAAAGTCTATTAGTGAGGTGATAATGCAAAGAAGCCTAAAGATATAATGATAATTGACAAGGACCACAAACAGCAAATGTTAATTTTCCATTACAGCAGTGAGCAGTCACACTTATCTATAAGTCTTATGATATAAGTTATGATTTATTTTCCTAACATTAATGGAAGCAATCACATGAGAAGAAAGAAGCCACTCAAGAAAATTGTAAAAGATCTCATGAGAATCAACTTTGCATATGAGACAAGGTCTCCCACATAGCTAACAAATGTTATACTTGTCAAAAAGATAAACATCAAATGGAGAATTAATTACTTAAACCTCAACCGGGCATATCCTAAATATGTTTACCCCTTACACATCATCTACGAGTCTAGACTCTATTCATTTGAATTTATCACAACTACAAAAGGATATATAACAACGTTCACGTTATCACGGCCGAAAAATCCACCGTGGTAGAATCTATTAAGGGCCTGTttgtttcaactttaaaaaaatgaattttttctttgtatttttgaaaatagattttctaaaattgtttttcaaaatattacaagtttttttatatttgttttttctaaaatgaaacacaaattttgacatcctataacataaatatacattattgaagaccaaaacttagtcaaaatcggaattttttaaaaaagttgtatttcaaaaatgattattatgaaaatctatttgaaatagcttcaaaattaagtaattttttaaaattttgatatcaattttttttcttcataaatagatgaaatacctaaaatcacattttaagaataactattcaaacaaaatttttatttaacgcttttataaaaaatttctttgtaaattttttttcttcacaaaattatgttacactataaaaatcatttttaaaaaaagccaaaacaaacgggtcctaaattagatattttttaaGCCACTTTTCACCACAGTTGGAAGTTCCAACCGTGACAAAAGGTGGCTGATACCACGAAATTGTATCGCATATTAAGCTTATTTAACATGAATTAGTTCTCCGTTTTTATCGATTATATTGCTTCACGCTGATATTTTTACTATGTTTTCAGGTATTTGCATCTAACCAAGCTTGCATGTAGAGATATGAAGGAATGTGGCCAAATAGCACACTTCTGCTATCGCGGAAGTGTCTGCAGAATTTCCCATGACAGAAGGTTGTGTCGTCCGACACAACTCCCTATTACGACCGACACAACTCCCTATTACGACCGACACACAATTAAAATATGTGCCCCACGTCACACACACCTATCACGAACGACACAAGTGTTATAACAATTGAAACAGAATAGTCCACGAACAATTGAAATAGAAGCCCACTCGTTTGACAATTTCTTCACACAATTCAAGTGGTGCTCCCTAGATTTTAGGAAGACTTAGGTCATAGCATTGGTGGTTATAAAAGGAGCATTTACTGAAGCCTCAAAGTTCTCTCTTCGCTCCCGGTTACCTTGCAATTTCTGTTTACTGCACTTTTCTACTTTCTCTGCTATTGTAATCGAAGAAGAAGTTTGTACGTGTATTGAAGAGTATTCGATACTTGAAGATTATTCCAGTTTATTAATTAAATTCCAGGTTTCTATTTACATGCTTTATTTACTCTGTTATTTGATTGCCATGATTGAACCTATGTTTCTATATTGTTTCTGCATGCTCGTAACAAATAATATGTCTAGCTAAATTTCCAACACTGGTATGTAGGGTCACTGAACCGAAAGGTCCGATAACGATTTggcataaaaattaattaaacatttttttgGTCTTGATTTCTAAAACTAATACCAAATTATTTTGTTACGAGAGTAAATTACAAACTAAGGTCTAAAATCAACACAACGAGAGTTTAAGGTTTTTACCGGACAGTAGTCATCAAACATCAActctaaatacagcgagagcgctttagagttgattatattttatttgattttcaaaaagtaTTTTCAGTCTTTAAATGATTTAGCGAGAGCAAACTTTAGAGCTTCTAGTATAATctaaatcaataaacacgagagtgtgagataagggtttttaattcaaataatttattCTGAAAAGTACCTTTATATCTAATTTATGCCAATGACTTGTTGAGCCCTGAAGTCTAACTATTACATATCGGTACCCTAATATCCTATTATCTAATTAAGATTACATTTAATTTGTATCTCCCTAAAACCAAGAAATCGATAGCTTTAGCTAACTTAGTAATATAAGATCGTACTATATAGATCCTCAGTCTCTGTGGGatcgatatcttttaaaattaaACGACttgactgtgcacttgcagtcagtATCCCGATAGACTTATAAAGTCCCGATCAaatttttggcgccgttgtcggggactaaTTAGTCATTTAGTGCGATTTCTCTATTGCACCATATATACTAGAgcaacaaaaccttatttttttttgtcggttgtatgccaaatactcgctCACAAGGCGAAGCTCTAGAACAACTGACAAGCGAACCTGAACGTCTTCTTAGCGTAAGACGAGCAATCAGGAATTACAGTCTAAACCACGCGATTCCTTTTCCTAAACCCGAATTCAAGTCTGATTCTGAATCCATCTCCGAATCAGAATCCGAGCCTAAATTTGAACCAGAATCCAAACTAGAAGTAGACATGGCCGAAGGACCACAAAACCGTCCACTTAGAGATTACGCTGCTCCATCACAACAAGAGTCTCACAAGAGCATTGCTGCTCCTGCAATCAACCGAAACGATTTCGAGTTGAAACCGTCATTGATATCAGCTATTCAACAACACTAAATTTGTGGAAATCCTACCGAGGATTCTAACGAACCCTTGACAAATTTTGTTTTCTTCTAATTATTGCTTCTGTATTTTTCCATGTTTTCTTCTCTAAGTTGGAAAGATCTTTTGGTTGACTAGATCCCTCGAGCTGTTGAATGATTACATCTCTTTGTCTTTTCAAAGTTCTTTTCCCTTCTTTGATATTTCTTACACTCTTTCTCGTGCGTAATTTGATGTAATGATGTGTACATTGTATGTTGTTGCTTCCTAATGGAATTGTGTCATTGAtgttaatattgttgttgttgttgttctccattactgttgttcttgttgttgctgTAGTTGTTCTTTATTactattgttcttgttgttgttgttgttgttctttattACTATTGTTCTTATTGTTATTTCTCACCAttactgttgttgttgttttattgttAAGAACATTTATTTATTACCTCGGTTCTTCAAAACTCCGAGTGTTAATATTGGGCACATCATCCAGTTtcgaaattaaataaaaatgttgatgttggaAATCATACCCACGTGTAGTTAACTTTACCCCTCGGTGTTTTAATATCCGAGATGATAAGGGGTAGCTTTTTATGACGCCCTTTCGTTACCTCGCTTTCGTAGCCGAGGTCAAACACATTTCGCGTCCGACATTAGATGTTTTTCTGTAGTAGTGACTCTATTTCTCCACTAAATTAAGCTCGAAAATATTATTTCTtccataaaaaattcaaaaatatcatttctttcataaacaaATTTTAGAACTCCATCATCAGTACTTCTCCAACTTCAATGAGACAAGGAAAGTATGGATTCAAGTTAGCaatattagttgttgttgttcttttttggttattgttgttgttcttgttcttgtttttcttgttgttattattgttgttattgttgttgttgttgttagtattgttgtatttgttgttgttcttgttgatggtgttcttattcttcttcttcttcttctcctcctccTTCTTCTTGCTAGTGTTGTTGTTCTACTggtgcattttttattttattaaaagacatacaacaaTGATTGTTTAATACAACCGTGGTTGTATGTAGCAGACTATCCTACCACAGGTAGTAGATCGTGATTGTAAATAATTCACTTGCAACTACACCCTACCTAACAACGGTTGTTCAACTGTTGTTATAAATCTTTCACAACcgttgttatatttttttagaagtAGTGATTGTTGGTCTTACCGAAATCCGATAAAACTTCCCTTCAACTTGAGAGGCACCTTTCTATCACATACAATCCTTGAAGCCCTCCTTCATTTCAACCATGCAGTTTAAATTTGATGGTTTACATCCTCGTCTCTTTCTCCATTTTTTTGTATTATAGATCCAAGATATTTACACTGTGTGACTTGTTGAATAATATGGTCTCCAACTTTCGCCTCTAGGTTAGAAACACTTCTCCTTTTGCTAAACTTACATTCTATATATTTCGTCTTACTTCTGCTTAGGAGAAAACCATGTGTTTCTAAAGCTCTCCTCCAAGTCTCCAACCTCTCTTTTAAATTCTCATTCGACTCTCCCAATAGGACTATATCATATGAAAAAATCATGTATCTCGGTGCTAGCTCTTGGATATGCTCTGTGAGTACATCCAAAATTAACATAAGCAAGTAGGGGCTTAAGGTAAAACCTTGGTGAAAACCTATTGTAATGGGGAAATCATCTGTCTCTCCACCTTGTGTTCGTAGTCTAGTTGATACCCCTTCATTTATATCATGGATAGTTCGAATATATACAATCCTAACCCTTTTCTTCTCTAAGACTTTCCACAAAATCTCTCTAGGCACTCTATCATATGCTTTCCACAAGTCTTTTTGGTTCATTCGATATCACTCCATCACCCGTCGTAGAAGATATATTGCTTCCATGGTCGACCTCTCAAGCATAAAACCAAATTGATTCTCATTGACTtgagtctcttttcttagtattcGTTCAATCATTCTTTCTAATAACTTCATGGTAAGTCTCATAAGCTTAATGTTCCTATAATTTGCACAATTTTGCCGTATTCTTATAGATttgaactaaagtgattcatctCCTTTCATTCGACATTTGCTTTGCCCTCAAAATTTTGTTGAAGAATTTAGTGAGCCACTCAATACCTCTATCTCCAAAAACTTTCCACACTTTCATATAGGTATGTTGCCTAGTCCAACCgaatagaaagaaaaataaaagatttgtggattttttttagttttatttatattgGGTTGAAGTCATTGAGTTTCAATTTAATCAGATAAGTAAGTTCGAAATTTTCTTAAGTTGACATGCTGAATTTTTGTTAAATATTGATGAAGACTTTAATGGTTAACATAACTTAGTAATATTAATTTATTCGACTAAATTttgtaatttataaataaaaaataatatatctaaaataaaaaatataaaggtTAAAAAAACAATGTGTCATCGTCACAtcataaaaaatgttataaattttACTGAAGgaacaaaatttataaatcttcataaaataggaaaaatttgtattttttccCCAATGTTTTAGATTTCTCAAAATGACAGGCGCAAATTAGATTATGTTATtagcaatataaaattatttcttGTGTGGCATGTAATAGGCATCAAGCACTACAAAAAATAAGCTGTGTAGCGATGTGATTCCCATGCCACAAAATGGAATATTACGTCACAACACATAATTAGCGACATGGACATATATGTCGCTTGGAAGAGCGTGTCAACTTGGTTGTGTCATGATTCTCACGTCACTAaatagtgacatggaaatcacgtcgaAACGTCATGATTCTCACGTTTACATTTACATGATTTCTTATGATTTTTGGAGTTAACATCAAATTGTTGAAatagtgactgcaaaaatgtgatgtctcccgatgcaagtaatgtgcacatattGATCCTTCAACTCTAGCTTTATTTTTCACTGATCGCTTAGAATCACTCATAAACCTTTCaaatggatacatccacctataatgaacaggtcctccaagataagcttcGTATGCAAGATGcaatgttccatggagtcaaaaaaaCCATGTGAAAATATTTGTTCCAATTTACAGAGAATGACTGGAATATTTTGGTCCAACTTAATGATGTCATCCACTCTTAAAGttgacgcacaaatatctctaaaaaattgactaatttcagttagtggattaagcacatgtttGGATAGATAACCGAAcgcaattggtagcaattgttACATAAATATgtggcaatcatgacttttcataccatgcaacttcccagtgttagcgtcggcacaccttgctaaatttgaagaataCCCGTAAGGCATCCTCAATTCTTTTAACCATCTACAAACTGCTTTAGCCTCTTGTGAAGTCAGAGTGTAACTAAActtgggttttaataattttccatttggttgaggcttcaactccaactcttttcgattACACCACTTGTCCATGTCCtgtctagccttctcattatcttttgttttgtctTTAACATCCATCGCCGTGTTAaatactgttgcaccccaaaatttgccaacttaattttacttctaactggcttatgttTCTCATTCATCTTCATACTTCCATAGGTCATGTACATAACCTTGCATTCATTCAGGAATTAATTCAAGAAATGGGATCAAAGGTCTTATGGTGAACTCATTGTCTTTTGCAAGTTTGCTTCAACAAAAGTTCTCCTGGAACGTGGGTTAGGGTTAATTTCCCTATTCCGTGTGACAATAAATAGGTCAAAGGAATAATAGAATGAAGTTTGTTTATTCGTCTAATTGTCATGAAAAAGAAGGCGGTTTCTGGCATTTAATCAGATGACTTTCATGGTTCATTAATTAAATAACCAAATGAAATTTATGGCTTAGAGTTTATCTCTCTAAATAATTAGTGAGAGATTGGTTTATTGAACTTATCTCATGGTTTGATAGTCAGATGTTCAAAGAGATGATTCGTTCTTTAAAGATTTAATTCATCCGTTATGGCTTGGTAATTCAGTGGCGTCTCGCAAGCAACTCTTGGTGCAAATTGAAACAAGCTTTGAGAGTCAAAATTGAGTATATGAAAAAGTGAAAGCATActtgaatttgagaaaaaaaaagaacttTATGAAATATTCAAGGGATCGCACTTTGACTTTGTTTCAACCACTAACTGCACCTTAAATTCATTCAAAGATAGAAGATCCATTTCAAAATCCAATACAAGGACATTACACAAAAGTGGAAAAGACATGGAAAATTACATTCAAAGAATGGATGCAAACTTCTCATTATTTGAATAAGTCTATACAATGTCAAACTTTTACTTATAAGTATACCATTCAAGACCCAAATACATTGTAAAATTGAATTTACAAAAGAATACACTCTTGACATAATTTAATCAGAGTTTGACTTTG from Vicia villosa cultivar HV-30 ecotype Madison, WI linkage group LG4, Vvil1.0, whole genome shotgun sequence encodes the following:
- the LOC131595313 gene encoding heat shock 70 kDa protein 18-like; this encodes MKRKQEGNCAVGIDLGTTYSCVAVWQEEHHRVEIIHNDQGNRTTPSFVAFTETQRLIGDAAKNQAAANPQNTVFDAKRLIGRKFSDPTVQDDILLWPFKVVAGVDDRPMIMVNYKDLEKKLYAEEVSSMVLTKMREIAETYLESKVKNAVVTVPAYFNDSQRKATIDAGVIAGLNVMRVMNEPIAAAVAYGLDKRTNFDGERNILVFDLGGGTFDVSLLTIKGNVFKVKATAGNTHLGGEDFDNRMVKYFVEEFNRKNKVDISGNPKALRRLRTACERAKRSLSFLVTATIEVDSLFQGIDFSSSINRAKFEEMNMDLFNDCMKIVGSCLMDAKMDKSRIDDVVLVGGSSRIPKVQQLLQEFFNGKELCKSINPDEAVAYGAAVQAAMLSVDIKNVPKLEPQNNLQLVLHNVPQLVLQDVTPLSLGISELGDIMNVMIARNTCIPINQTKPFVTTVDNQFSTLFKVYEGERTRASDNNLLASFTFSGIPPGPRGSHLSNVCFAIDENGILTVLANNNAAGISKAITITNHKDRLSSEEIKKLIQEAENYQIEDKKFLRKANTLNALDNYIYKMRTALKKEDIDTKLSSEEIEKIKSTIVVTTYLVDESNHVVEIDDLEHHLKELKTSMEHIIAKTI